The Borrelia sp. HM sequence ATGTTGTATGTGAAACTAAAATTAGATCAATCAGGGAAGAACAGTGGTTTGTCATAAAAAATAGTAGTATGCCAGCAGTATTAATTGAAATTGGATTTTTATCTAATATTGATGATGCAATGTTGATTTTAGATTATAGTTATATGAGTAAGATGAATATGTTAGTACTTGAATCTTTGATTAAGTTTATTGAATTTTATGAGAAGTAATGTGTTGAACATATATTTAAAAAATAGTTACTCTTATTATAATTTTATTAGTCGTACTGTAACCAAATATATGCTTGGAATTCTAGTTGCGATTTTATTTTCAAGTTTTTTATTTTCTTCATGTATGATTATTTTTAATTATGAAAATATTTTCTTTAGAAAAGTATTTTATTTTCATTTAGAACATAAATTGATTGCTGATTTGAGATTTTTAAAAGAGAAAAAAACTATTAAAGAAAATTTGGATCTTGTAGTTAGAGACTTTTTGTTGGGGAATATTAATGGTTTTGCTTTGCAATTTGGTACAAGAGATGTGAAACTTTTATACTCTTTTATTAATAATGATGTATATTGTATAAATCTTTCAAAGGAGTTTTATTATTCTTTTGAAAATGGTGGTTATAATGACTCTGATAAGTTAAGAGTAAATTTGTTTGTTAAATCTTTAGAAGAAACAATTAATTTTAACTATCCTGGATATGTTGGAAAGATTTTGATTTTTATTGAAGGATATATTTTAAATGTTTAAGTGTACCTATTTAGTATGTTTAGATATGTTGTAAGAATATATTTATAAAATTAAGAATCAAGTTCTTATCTTAAGTTATTTTTATGGGAGAAGTTGGTTTATGATTAAAGCAAAAAAACTTATTTTTATTTTATTTTTTTTTCTGTTGTTTAGTTCTATTTTTGCACAAAATATTCCTATAAGTGCATCATCAGGTAATAATTCTCAAAAAAGTGAGCCTGGAGAATTAGTTTTTGACTTTGCAGAACTTGCAAAAGATCCAAACCCAACTAAGCTTGATCTTACCGATTATGTTGATCGTGTATATTCTGGAAATGCGGGTATTCTTAAGTC is a genomic window containing:
- a CDS encoding flagellar filament outsheath protein, whose amino-acid sequence is MRSNVLNIYLKNSYSYYNFISRTVTKYMLGILVAILFSSFLFSSCMIIFNYENIFFRKVFYFHLEHKLIADLRFLKEKKTIKENLDLVVRDFLLGNINGFALQFGTRDVKLLYSFINNDVYCINLSKEFYYSFENGGYNDSDKLRVNLFVKSLEETINFNYPGYVGKILIFIEGYILNV